One window from the genome of Acanthochromis polyacanthus isolate Apoly-LR-REF ecotype Palm Island chromosome 21, KAUST_Apoly_ChrSc, whole genome shotgun sequence encodes:
- the LOC110961183 gene encoding GTPase IMAP family member 7-like: protein MSSSENAASHEVPEASPPASEPEALRIVLLGRTGTGRSSSGNTILGRSAFCVDVSPCSVTTRCMRQSGTAQGRSISVIDTPGFFHTHLSPQEVMAEVGQCMGLSSLGPHVFLVTLQPGRFTQEEREALEWIKARFGPDVTRFMMVLFTWGDQLQGKRAENFLEKSQELSEFVSSCRGGHHTFDNSGQDKTTECSQQVSDLLEKVDKLVADNGGGCYSSEMFKEAESAIREAQERILGERCVESPQKEAENKEEQSPDLERRRKEEEQRRREEEEDRKRAERLFWCELVSAVGKGAAEGAGIMGKDKGKGKAVKKAKVVEKAAALAASPLSISSAAKAVGGAVREGSKVLYKHRKTFLR from the exons ATGTCGTCATCTGAAAATGCTGCGTCACACGAAG TCCCTGAAGCATCACCTCCAGCATCGGAGCCTGAAGCCCTGAGGATCGTTCTGTTGGGCAGGACTGGGACCGGCAGAAGCTCTTCAGGCAACACCATCCTGGGCAGGTCTGCCTTCTGCGTGGACGTGTCTCCATGTTCTGTAACCACACGGTGCATGAGGCAGAGCGGGACGGCACAGGGGCGGAGTATCTCTGTTATCGACACTCCGGGGTTCTTCCACACACACCTGTCCCCTCAGGAGGTCATGGCAGAAGTGGGTCAGTGTATGGGTTTGTCCTCTCTGGGACCCCACGTCTTCTTGGTGACCCTGCAGCCCGGTAGGTTCACccaggaggagagggaggccTTGGAGTGGATCAAAGCCAGATTTGGGCCTGATGTCACCAGGTTTATGATGGTGCTGTTCACATGGGGGGACCAGCTGCAGGGAAAACGTGCGGAGAACTTCCTGGAGAAGAGCCAGGAGCTGTCGGAGTTTGTCAGCAGCTGCCGTGGGGGGCATCACACCTTTGATAACAGCGGTCAGGACAAGACAACAGAGTGCTCACAACAAGTCTCGGACCTTCTGGAGAAGGTAGACAAGCTTGTGGCGGACAACGGAGGTGGTTGCTACAGCAGCGAGATGTTCAAGGAGGCAGAGAGCGCCATAAGGGAGGCACAGGAGAGGATTCTGGGAGAACGCTGCGTGGAATCTCCTCAGAAGGAGGCTGAAAACAAGGAGGAGCAGTCACCAGACctagagaggaggaggaaggaagaggagcagaggaggagggaggaggaggaggacaggaagaGAGCAGAGAGGCTCTTCTGGTGCGAGCTGGTGAGCGCTGTGGGGAAAGGTGCTGCAGAGGGAGCAGGGATCATGGGGAAGGACAAGGGCAAAGGGAAAGCGGTGAAGAAGGCGAAGGTGGTGGAGAAGGCAGCGGCTCTGGCAGCGTCTCCGCTCTCCATCAGCTCAGCCGCTAAAGCAGTGGGAGGAGCTGTGAGGGAAGGAAGTAAGGTGTtatacaaacacagaaaaacgtTCCTGCGCTGA
- the kdelr3 gene encoding ER lumen protein-retaining receptor 3 isoform X2: protein METRRWNISNRISGKSQVLFALVFTTRYLDLFTVYISAYNTVMKVVFLALSYATVYLIYMRFRNSYDSENDTFRVEFLLVPVIGLSFLENYAFTPMEILWTFSIFLEAVAIMPQLFMITKTGEAESITTHYLFFLGLYRALYIGNWVWRYHTEDFFDQIAVVSGVVQTIFYCDFFYLYVTRVLRGRGKMTLPMPV, encoded by the exons ATGGAGACACGGCGCTGGAATATCAGCAACA gAATCTCTGGGAAGTCTCAGGTGCTGTTTGCGCTTGTTTTCACCACCAGATATCTCGACCTCTTCACAGTCTACATTTCTGCGTACAACACGGTTATGAAG GTGGTGTTTCTGGCTCTGTCCTATGCTACCGTCTACCTGATCTACATGCGCTTCAGGAACTCATACGACTCAGAGAATGATACGTTCCGTGTGGAGTTCCTGTTGGTTCCTGTTATCGGGCTGTCCTTCCTGGAGAACTATGCCTTCACCCCAATGGAG ATCCTGTGGACCTTCTCCATTTTCCTGGAGGCGGTGGCCATAATGCCGCAGCTCTTCATGATCACTAAGACCGGCGAGGCGGAGTCCATCACCACCCACTACCTGTTCTTCCTCGGCCTCTACAGAGCCCTCTACATCGGCAACTGGGTGTGGCGTTACCACACGGAGGACTTCTTCGACCAGATTGCCGTGGTGTCCGGCGTCGTGCAGACCATTTTCTACTGCGATTTCTTCTATCTTTATGTCACGAGGG TGCTCCGAGGAAGAGGAAAGATGACCCTGCCCATGCCGGTTTAA
- the kdelr3 gene encoding ER lumen protein-retaining receptor 3 isoform X1, translated as MNVFRLAGDVSHLVAIIILLLKIWRSKSCAGISGKSQVLFALVFTTRYLDLFTVYISAYNTVMKVVFLALSYATVYLIYMRFRNSYDSENDTFRVEFLLVPVIGLSFLENYAFTPMEILWTFSIFLEAVAIMPQLFMITKTGEAESITTHYLFFLGLYRALYIGNWVWRYHTEDFFDQIAVVSGVVQTIFYCDFFYLYVTRVLRGRGKMTLPMPV; from the exons ATGAACGTCTTTCGTCTGGCCGGTGACGTGTCACATCTGGTGGCTATCATCATCCTGCTGCTGAAGATATGGAGGTCCAAGTCCTGCGCTG gAATCTCTGGGAAGTCTCAGGTGCTGTTTGCGCTTGTTTTCACCACCAGATATCTCGACCTCTTCACAGTCTACATTTCTGCGTACAACACGGTTATGAAG GTGGTGTTTCTGGCTCTGTCCTATGCTACCGTCTACCTGATCTACATGCGCTTCAGGAACTCATACGACTCAGAGAATGATACGTTCCGTGTGGAGTTCCTGTTGGTTCCTGTTATCGGGCTGTCCTTCCTGGAGAACTATGCCTTCACCCCAATGGAG ATCCTGTGGACCTTCTCCATTTTCCTGGAGGCGGTGGCCATAATGCCGCAGCTCTTCATGATCACTAAGACCGGCGAGGCGGAGTCCATCACCACCCACTACCTGTTCTTCCTCGGCCTCTACAGAGCCCTCTACATCGGCAACTGGGTGTGGCGTTACCACACGGAGGACTTCTTCGACCAGATTGCCGTGGTGTCCGGCGTCGTGCAGACCATTTTCTACTGCGATTTCTTCTATCTTTATGTCACGAGGG TGCTCCGAGGAAGAGGAAAGATGACCCTGCCCATGCCGGTTTAA
- the LOC110961184 gene encoding ATP-sensitive inward rectifier potassium channel 12-like — translation MGTSRSNRYSIVSDILPEEERQKISSLGLRNGHSSPNIRARSSCDSEDSRRRSGASAVLPGTRGQGGMNNYNGKILTRGSTQVRSRFVKKNGQCNVVFTNLEERRQRYLADIFTTCVDIRWRYLLLIFCCSFMVSWLLFGIVFYSVSLAHGDFAEHPTLKGDGLAVGGLHGPTSGQLGPTQRMPCILHVQGFVGALLFSMETQTTIGYGWRCVTEECPVAVITVVIQSIIGCIIDSFMIGTIMAKMARPKKRNQTLMFSKNAVIALRDGKLCLMWRVGNLRKSHIVEAHVRAQLIRSYTTAEGEFIPLEQMDLNVGYDEGTDRLFLVSPLVIVHEIDKDSPLYTLSRADLEADDFEIVVILEGMVEATAMTTQFRSSYLAREVFWGHRFEPVIYEDRDRYKVDYARFHMTYEVPSTPHLSAKELDEAASRPSSAASPASACRSAKDLIPRSLSAFCYENEVALSCGEEEDDIFDSSQIVGKERAEERRTSVSVDFQNMFHDTATMTSGSHNVMCVLDMDNNQMEFDILQTAIPLDPVTYKSEQEI, via the exons ATGGGAACAAGTAGATCCAACAG GTACAGCATTGTGTCAGACATCTTACCAGAGGAGGAACGTCAGAAGATCTCTAGCTTAGGACTCCGTAACGGCCACAGTTCACCCAACATCAGAGCACGCTCATCCTGTGACTCTGAAGACAGTAGGAGGAGGTCGGGAGCCTCCGCTGTCCTGCCCGGCACAAGGGGACAAGGAGGGATGAACAACTACAACGGGAAGATTCTGACAAGGGGCTCCACCCAAGTGCGGAGCCGGTTTGTGAAGAAAAATGGACAATGTAATGTTGTGTTCACCAACTTGGAGGAAAGGAGGCAGCGTTACCTAGCTGACATCTTCACCACCTGCGTGGACATCCGCTGGAGATACCTGCTGCTTAtattctgctgcagcttcatggTCTCCTGGTTGCTTTTTGGTATCGTCTTCTACAGTGTCTCCCTGGCACATGGAGACTTTGCAGAGCACCCTACGCTCAAGGGTGACGGCTTGGCAGTGGGAGGGCTGCATGGACCCACGTCTGGACAGCTGGGGCCAACACAAAGGATGCCCTGCATCCTTCACGTCCAGGGGTTCGTTGGAGCGCTCCTGTTCTCTATGGAGACCCAGACCACTATTGGTTACGGCTGGCGTTGTGTTACGGAGGAGTGCCCCGTTGCCGTGATAACAGTGGTGATACAGTCCATTATAGGATGCATCATTGACTCTTTCATGATTGGCACCATCATGGCCAAGATGGCTCGGCCAAAGAAGAGAAACCAAACCCTCATGTTCTCCAAAAACGCAGTAATTGCTCTGCGCGACGGCAAGCTGTGCCTCATGTGGAGGGTGGGCAACCTGCGGAAGAGCCACATAGTGGAGGCTCATGTCCGTGCACAGCTCATACGTTCATATACCACCGCTGAGGGTGAGTTCATCCCCTTAGAGCAGATGGACCTCAATGTGGGCTACGATGAGGGCACGGACAGGCTGTTTCTCGTATCTCCACTGGTTATAGTCCACGAAATAGACAAAGACAGCCCCCTGTATACTTTAAGCCGAGCTGATCTGGAGGCAGATGACTTTGAAATCGTTGTGATCTTGGAGGGGATGGTGGAGGCCACGGCCATGACCACCCAGTTCCGTAGCTCCTATCTTGCCAGAGAGGTCTTCTGGGGTCACAGGTTTGAGCCTGTGATCTATGAAGACCGGGACCGCTACAAGGTGGACTACGCTCGCTTCCACATGACCTATGAGGTACCATCAACGCCACATCTCAGCGCCAAAGAACTCGACGAAGCCGCGAGCCGgccttcttctgctgcttctccGGCATCTGCGTGTAGATCCGCAAAAGACTTGATCCCCAGGTCGCTGAGCGCCTTCTGCTATGAAAATGAGGTGGCGCTGAGCTGtggggaggaagaggatgacATATTTGACTCCTCTCAGATTGTAGGGAAGGAGAGAGCAGAGGAAAGAAGGACTTCAGTTTCTGTTGACTTCCAAAACATGTTTCATGACACGGCAACCATGACCTCAGGCAGCCATAATGTCATGTGTGTTCTGGACATGGACAACAACCAGATGGAGTTTGACATCCTACAGACTGCCATTCCTCTGGATCCAGTGACCTATAAGAGCGAGCAAGAGATCTGA